One stretch of Lacimicrobium alkaliphilum DNA includes these proteins:
- the bioA gene encoding adenosylmethionine--8-amino-7-oxononanoate transaminase yields MDLSFDQRHIWHPYTSAINPLPCYPVARAEGVYIELESGEKLIDGMASWWAAIHGYNHPQLNQAAHQQIDNMAHVMFGGLTHEPAISLCRKLIELTPDGLERVFLADSGSVSVEVAMKMALQFWACQGNQHKNRFLSPRNGYHGDTFAAMSVCDPINGMHSLFSEVLSHQIFAPAPQTRFDQLWNEDDIAPLAQLMEQHHHQIAALILEPVVQGAGGMRIYHPEYLRRCRQLCDEYDVLLICDEIATGFGRTGKLFACEHAQISPDILCLGKALTGGYMTLAATLCSEDVAMGVCQGSPGVFMHGPTYMGNPLACAVANASLDIIAQGSWQQQVTDIETQLKQQLLPLAELDAVADTRVLGAIGVVETHHPVDVARIQQHFVRQGVWIRPFGKLVYIMPPYIISPEQLERLIGAIQTALQNH; encoded by the coding sequence ATGGATTTATCTTTCGATCAGCGCCATATCTGGCATCCTTATACCTCAGCCATTAATCCACTGCCTTGTTATCCGGTTGCCCGGGCAGAAGGTGTATATATTGAATTAGAAAGCGGTGAAAAACTGATCGACGGCATGGCCTCCTGGTGGGCGGCGATCCATGGTTACAACCACCCTCAGCTGAATCAGGCTGCACATCAGCAAATCGACAACATGGCCCATGTGATGTTTGGCGGCCTGACCCATGAACCTGCAATTTCCTTGTGTAGAAAACTTATTGAACTCACCCCGGATGGCCTGGAACGGGTATTCCTGGCAGATTCCGGCTCGGTTTCTGTGGAAGTGGCAATGAAGATGGCACTGCAATTCTGGGCCTGTCAGGGCAATCAACATAAAAACCGCTTCTTAAGTCCGCGTAATGGCTACCACGGCGATACTTTCGCTGCCATGTCGGTGTGTGATCCAATCAATGGCATGCACAGTCTGTTTTCAGAGGTGCTCAGCCATCAGATCTTTGCACCGGCTCCGCAAACCCGTTTCGATCAGCTCTGGAATGAAGATGATATCGCGCCGCTGGCACAATTGATGGAGCAGCATCATCATCAGATTGCCGCCCTGATTCTGGAACCTGTGGTTCAGGGCGCAGGCGGCATGCGTATCTATCACCCGGAATATTTGCGTCGTTGTCGTCAGCTATGTGATGAATATGATGTGCTGTTGATTTGCGATGAGATCGCTACCGGTTTTGGCCGCACCGGCAAGCTGTTTGCCTGCGAACATGCCCAGATCAGCCCGGATATTCTGTGTCTGGGTAAGGCGCTGACCGGCGGTTATATGACCCTGGCAGCTACCCTGTGCAGTGAAGATGTGGCTATGGGGGTGTGTCAGGGCAGCCCCGGCGTGTTTATGCACGGCCCCACCTATATGGGGAATCCGCTGGCTTGTGCGGTGGCCAATGCCAGTCTGGATATTATTGCCCAGGGCAGCTGGCAACAGCAGGTTACGGATATTGAAACACAGCTTAAACAGCAACTGCTGCCACTGGCAGAGCTCGATGCCGTTGCCGATACCAGAGTGCTAGGTGCAATCGGTGTAGTCGAAACCCATCATCCGGTGGATGTGGCCAGAATTCAGCAACATTTTGTGCGCCAGGGCGTATGGATCCGCCCCTTTGGTAAACTGGTGTATATCATGCCGCCTTATATTATTTCGCCGGAGCAGCTTGAACGTCTTATTGGTGCTATCCAGACCGCGTTGCAAAATCACTAG
- the pyrF gene encoding orotidine-5'-phosphate decarboxylase, which produces MNDAKVVVALDFDSEHKALSFADSVDPRSCRLKVGKEMFTYFGPALVKQLVARDFDVFLDLKFHDIPTTVGRACIAAAELGVWMVNVHASGGSKMMRESLEALQQFGDDRPILIAVTVLTSMSAEDLTETGIRLSPAEQVSYLAGLAKHSGLDGVVCSAQEARTLKQQCGTDFKLVTPGIRPKGAAQGDQQRVMTPQQALQAGVDYMVIGRPITQAEDPAMALDQINQSLQQG; this is translated from the coding sequence ATGAACGACGCAAAAGTAGTAGTAGCGCTGGATTTTGATAGTGAGCATAAGGCGCTGAGCTTTGCCGACAGTGTCGATCCCAGATCATGCAGGTTGAAAGTCGGCAAAGAAATGTTCACCTATTTCGGCCCGGCCCTGGTTAAACAGCTTGTAGCCCGGGATTTTGATGTGTTTCTGGATCTGAAATTTCACGATATTCCCACCACGGTAGGCAGGGCCTGCATCGCAGCGGCAGAGCTCGGTGTATGGATGGTCAATGTGCATGCCAGTGGCGGCAGCAAAATGATGAGAGAGAGTCTCGAAGCCCTGCAGCAATTTGGCGATGACAGGCCAATATTGATCGCCGTTACTGTGCTGACCAGTATGTCGGCAGAGGATTTAACCGAGACCGGCATCCGGCTGTCACCGGCTGAGCAGGTGAGTTACCTGGCAGGGCTGGCAAAGCATTCCGGGCTCGACGGGGTAGTCTGTTCGGCACAGGAAGCCCGTACTCTTAAACAGCAATGTGGTACAGACTTTAAACTGGTCACCCCGGGAATCAGGCCCAAAGGTGCGGCGCAGGGCGATCAGCAGCGGGTGATGACGCCACAGCAGGCATTACAGGCTGGCGTGGATTATATGGTGATCGGCAGGCCCATTACCCAGGCTGAAGATCCTGCGATGGCGCTGGATCAGATCAATCAGTCGTTGCAGCAGGGCTAG
- the ihfB gene encoding integration host factor subunit beta, with protein MTKSELIERLAEQSQHIPAKDVELAIKEMLEQMAQTLQKGERIEIRGFGSFSLHYRAPRVGRNPKTGETVKLDGKYVPHFKPGKELRERVNVGMTH; from the coding sequence ATGACCAAATCGGAATTAATCGAAAGACTGGCCGAACAGTCTCAACATATTCCTGCCAAGGACGTTGAGCTGGCAATAAAGGAAATGCTGGAACAGATGGCGCAAACCCTGCAAAAGGGGGAGCGAATTGAAATCCGCGGCTTTGGCAGTTTTTCTTTGCATTACCGGGCACCCAGAGTAGGGCGTAATCCTAAGACAGGTGAAACGGTTAAACTGGATGGGAAGTACGTACCGCACTTCAAACCCGGTAAAGAACTCAGGGAAAGAGTGAATGTCGGCATGACCCATTAA
- the asnS gene encoding asparagine--tRNA ligase, which yields MAHTPVVDILKGQHAQGATVTVKGWVRTRRDSKAGLSFIALHDGSCFDPVQVIALNNLENYQQVQKLTTGCSVAVTGTVKASEGQGQALEIEATQIEVLGWVENPDTYPMAAKRHSVEFLREHAHLRPRTNVIGAVTRIRNCLSQAIHRFFHERGYFWISTPIVTASDCEGAGEMFRVSTLDMLNLPKDDKGQVDFSQDFFGKEAFLTVSGQLNVETFACAMSKVYTFGPTFRAENSNTSRHLAEFWMIEPEVAFADLSDIAHLAEDMLKYVFKAVLEERADDMAFFAQRINKDAISRLEKVIDQDFVRMDYTDAINILQKSGKKFEFPVAWGVDLSSEHERYLAEEHVGAPIIMQNYPKDIKAFYMRINDDNKTVAAMDVLAPGIGEIIGGSQREERLDVFDRRLEEMGLDKEDYSWYRDLRRYGTVPHSGFGLGFERLVAYVTGMQNVRDVIPFPRTPGSASY from the coding sequence ATGGCGCATACCCCAGTAGTTGATATTCTCAAGGGTCAGCACGCACAAGGTGCAACAGTAACGGTAAAAGGCTGGGTTCGTACCCGCCGTGATTCTAAAGCCGGACTGTCTTTTATTGCCCTGCATGATGGCAGTTGTTTCGATCCTGTTCAGGTGATTGCCCTCAATAATCTGGAGAATTATCAGCAGGTGCAAAAACTGACCACAGGATGTTCGGTTGCCGTTACCGGCACGGTGAAAGCCTCAGAAGGACAAGGTCAGGCGCTTGAGATTGAAGCGACACAGATAGAGGTGTTGGGCTGGGTAGAAAATCCTGATACTTACCCGATGGCGGCAAAACGTCACAGTGTGGAGTTTTTGCGCGAACATGCGCACCTGCGCCCCCGTACTAATGTGATAGGTGCAGTGACCCGTATTCGTAACTGTTTGTCACAGGCCATTCATCGCTTTTTCCATGAGCGCGGCTATTTCTGGATCAGCACCCCTATTGTTACCGCCAGCGACTGTGAAGGTGCAGGAGAAATGTTCAGGGTGTCGACCCTGGATATGCTTAACCTGCCTAAGGATGACAAAGGTCAGGTGGATTTTTCTCAGGATTTCTTCGGTAAAGAAGCCTTTTTGACTGTGTCCGGGCAGTTAAACGTAGAAACCTTTGCCTGTGCCATGTCTAAGGTTTACACCTTTGGGCCCACATTCAGGGCAGAAAACTCCAATACCAGCCGCCATCTTGCTGAATTCTGGATGATTGAACCTGAAGTGGCCTTTGCCGATCTCAGTGATATCGCCCACCTGGCTGAAGATATGCTCAAGTACGTGTTCAAAGCCGTACTCGAAGAGCGTGCTGATGATATGGCCTTTTTTGCTCAGCGCATTAATAAGGATGCTATCAGCCGCCTGGAAAAAGTAATTGATCAGGATTTTGTGCGCATGGACTACACCGACGCCATTAATATCCTGCAAAAATCCGGTAAGAAATTTGAATTCCCGGTGGCCTGGGGTGTGGATCTGTCCTCCGAGCACGAACGCTATCTTGCCGAGGAGCATGTGGGTGCGCCAATCATTATGCAGAACTACCCCAAAGACATTAAAGCCTTCTATATGCGTATCAACGACGATAATAAAACCGTAGCCGCCATGGACGTACTGGCGCCCGGCATTGGTGAAATTATCGGTGGTTCACAGCGTGAAGAAAGACTGGATGTGTTTGACCGGCGCTTAGAAGAAATGGGCCTGGATAAGGAAGACTACAGCTGGTACCGCGATCTGCGCCGCTATGGCACTGTACCTCACTCCGGATTCGGACTGGGCTTTGAGCGCCTGGTAGCCTATGTGACCGGCATGCAGAACGTTCGGGATGTGATCCCCTTCCCGCGCACGCCAGGCAGCGCCAGCTACTGA
- a CDS encoding NAD(P)H nitroreductase has translation MQALDLLLNRSSQPRLQSPAPQGQELENIMQAALRAPDHMGLKPWRFIVCQGKGLRKLGEVFELAAINTDMSEKDIERAPQLPLRAPMVVIAICRYQEHDKVPWIEQIASTSCAVHAMQMAAVAQNFSGIWRTGSYAQNEEVKKSLELAEQDEILGFLYLGTPATKPLPNPPKDSLQYFEFWDE, from the coding sequence ATGCAAGCATTAGATCTGTTACTGAATCGTTCTTCTCAACCCAGATTACAATCTCCTGCACCACAAGGCCAGGAGCTGGAAAATATTATGCAGGCAGCACTCAGAGCCCCCGATCATATGGGCTTAAAACCCTGGCGCTTTATCGTTTGTCAGGGCAAGGGGCTGCGTAAACTGGGCGAAGTATTTGAGCTGGCGGCGATCAATACTGATATGTCAGAGAAAGATATCGAGAGGGCGCCTCAGTTACCGTTAAGGGCGCCAATGGTGGTCATTGCAATCTGCCGCTATCAGGAGCACGACAAAGTACCCTGGATCGAGCAGATTGCCTCAACGTCCTGCGCCGTGCATGCCATGCAAATGGCCGCGGTGGCGCAGAACTTTAGCGGGATCTGGCGTACCGGCAGCTATGCGCAAAACGAAGAAGTGAAAAAATCTCTTGAGTTAGCCGAACAGGATGAAATCCTGGGCTTTCTATATCTCGGTACACCGGCTACTAAACCTTTGCCCAACCCCCCTAAAGACAGTTTGCAGTATTTCGAGTTTTGGGATGAGTGA
- a CDS encoding aminotransferase class I/II-fold pyridoxal phosphate-dependent enzyme, with protein sequence MSFEFIAADLADRATRHLYRQQHLIEQSEAGRVKIAGHWYHNFSSNDYLGLAQSQALTQSVCDAAAVFSPGSGASPLVTGYTASHRQLEDYLCERLNRERVLLFNSGFSANQAVIQTLMRHGGVILADKLSHASMLDGALATKARLKRFAHNDVSHLKRLLRTSKQDTLVMTEGVFSMDGDKALIKDIATLATNAGAMLMLDDAHGFGVLGQTGAGTAEAEPLSQQVLPVLMATFGKAVGTSGAFLALSTQLHEYLLNFGRHYIYSTSMSPLMAQITLASLRLIEKQQWRRDKLQQNIRLFCQQALADGLPLSPSDTAIQPVIIGASEKTLKLAEFIRQQGFWVGAMRAPTVPEAAARLRVTLSAIHKESDIIELVHVIAKGLSHVR encoded by the coding sequence ATGAGTTTTGAATTTATTGCCGCCGATTTAGCCGACAGAGCGACACGGCACCTGTATCGTCAGCAGCACCTGATTGAGCAAAGTGAAGCGGGCAGGGTAAAAATAGCTGGCCACTGGTATCACAACTTTTCCTCAAATGATTACCTGGGGCTGGCACAGTCACAGGCCCTGACGCAGAGCGTCTGTGATGCCGCAGCGGTTTTCAGTCCAGGTAGCGGTGCTTCCCCCCTGGTTACCGGCTATACCGCCAGCCACCGGCAACTGGAAGATTATTTATGTGAGCGCCTGAATCGTGAGCGGGTGTTGTTGTTTAACTCTGGCTTCAGCGCAAATCAGGCGGTGATCCAGACTCTGATGCGCCATGGCGGGGTGATTCTGGCGGACAAACTCAGTCACGCTTCGATGCTGGACGGCGCCCTGGCAACTAAAGCCAGGCTGAAGCGTTTTGCCCATAATGATGTATCCCATCTGAAAAGGCTGCTGCGTACCAGTAAGCAAGACACCCTTGTGATGACAGAAGGGGTATTCAGCATGGACGGTGATAAGGCGCTCATAAAGGACATTGCGACGCTCGCCACTAACGCCGGAGCCATGCTGATGCTGGATGATGCCCATGGTTTTGGTGTGCTGGGGCAAACCGGAGCGGGCACAGCAGAGGCCGAACCACTCAGTCAGCAGGTATTGCCTGTGCTGATGGCCACCTTTGGTAAGGCAGTAGGTACAAGCGGCGCCTTTTTGGCTCTGAGCACACAGCTTCATGAGTATCTGCTTAATTTTGGCCGCCACTATATTTACAGTACCTCCATGTCACCCCTGATGGCACAGATTACCCTTGCCAGCTTAAGATTGATTGAAAAACAGCAGTGGAGAAGGGATAAGTTGCAGCAGAATATCCGTTTATTCTGCCAACAGGCACTGGCAGACGGCCTGCCGCTGAGTCCCTCTGATACTGCGATTCAGCCGGTGATCATTGGTGCCTCTGAGAAAACCCTGAAACTTGCCGAATTTATCCGGCAACAGGGCTTTTGGGTAGGAGCTATGCGCGCTCCCACTGTTCCCGAAGCTGCGGCCAGGTTACGCGTAACCCTGTCAGCTATCCATAAAGAGAGCGATATCATCGAACTGGTTCATGTGATAGCAAAAGGTCTGAGCCATGTACGCTGA
- the rpsA gene encoding 30S ribosomal protein S1, with amino-acid sequence MTENFAQLFEESLKQLETRPGAIVKGTVVAIDKDIVLVDAGLKSESAIPAEQFKNADGELEIAVGDTVDVALDAVEDGFGETILSREKAKRHEAWVELEKAYDEKATIIGVINGKVKGGFTVEVNAVRAFLPGSLVDVRPVRDTTHLEGKELEFKVIKLDAKRNNVVVSRRAVIEAENSAEREQLLANLEEGLEVKGIVKNLTDYGAFVDLGGVDGLLHITDMAWKRVKHPSEIVNVGDEIQVKVLKFDREKSRVSLGMKQMGSDPWTEIAERYPEGTRLSGQVTNLTDYGCFVEIEDGVEGLVHVSEMDWTNKNIHPSKVVNLGDTVEVMVLEIDEERRRISLGLKQCKPNPWEEFAKSHNKGDKVSGKIKSITDFGIFIGLDGGIDGLVHLSDISWNKTGEEAVREFKKGDEISAIVLQVDPERERISLGVKQIEEDPFNKYLTDNKKGAIVVGKVTAVDAKGVTVELAEEVEGYIRAADLMRDRVDDASEVVNVGEDIEAKFVGVDRKNRVVSLSVKAKDHAEEKEAIEKVNQQDDGGFGSAMAEAFKAAKGEE; translated from the coding sequence ATGACTGAAAATTTTGCTCAACTTTTTGAAGAAAGTTTAAAACAACTTGAAACCCGTCCCGGTGCCATTGTTAAAGGTACTGTTGTTGCTATAGATAAAGATATCGTACTGGTAGACGCGGGTCTCAAGTCTGAAAGTGCCATTCCTGCCGAGCAGTTCAAGAATGCTGACGGCGAACTGGAAATCGCTGTTGGCGATACTGTTGATGTGGCACTGGATGCGGTGGAAGACGGCTTTGGTGAAACCATCCTGTCTCGCGAGAAAGCCAAGCGTCATGAAGCCTGGGTTGAGTTAGAAAAAGCCTATGATGAGAAAGCCACTATCATTGGTGTGATCAATGGTAAGGTCAAAGGCGGCTTTACGGTTGAAGTGAATGCCGTACGTGCCTTCCTGCCAGGTTCTTTGGTGGATGTACGCCCTGTGCGTGATACTACTCACCTGGAAGGCAAAGAGCTGGAATTTAAAGTTATTAAGCTGGATGCCAAGCGTAACAACGTTGTGGTTTCCCGCCGTGCTGTTATTGAAGCTGAGAACAGTGCAGAACGCGAACAATTACTGGCCAACCTTGAAGAAGGTCTGGAAGTGAAAGGTATCGTTAAGAATCTGACTGATTACGGTGCCTTTGTTGACTTAGGTGGTGTAGACGGCCTGTTGCATATCACAGATATGGCCTGGAAGCGTGTTAAGCACCCCAGTGAAATCGTTAATGTTGGCGACGAAATTCAGGTTAAGGTGCTTAAGTTTGATCGTGAGAAGTCCCGCGTGTCTCTTGGCATGAAGCAAATGGGCAGCGATCCGTGGACAGAAATCGCCGAGCGTTATCCTGAAGGTACCCGTCTGAGCGGTCAGGTTACAAATCTGACAGATTACGGTTGCTTCGTTGAGATTGAAGATGGCGTTGAAGGTCTGGTACACGTATCTGAAATGGACTGGACTAACAAGAACATTCACCCGTCCAAGGTTGTTAACCTGGGTGATACCGTTGAAGTTATGGTGCTGGAAATCGACGAAGAGCGTCGTCGTATTTCTCTTGGTCTGAAACAGTGCAAGCCTAACCCCTGGGAAGAGTTTGCCAAGTCGCACAATAAAGGCGACAAAGTCTCTGGCAAGATCAAGTCTATTACCGACTTTGGTATCTTTATCGGCCTGGATGGCGGTATCGATGGTCTGGTTCACCTGTCCGATATTTCCTGGAACAAGACCGGTGAAGAAGCCGTGCGTGAATTCAAGAAAGGCGATGAAATCTCCGCTATCGTATTACAGGTTGATCCTGAGCGTGAGCGTATCTCTCTTGGTGTTAAACAAATCGAAGAAGATCCTTTCAATAAGTATCTGACAGATAACAAGAAAGGTGCTATCGTTGTTGGTAAGGTTACCGCTGTAGACGCCAAAGGCGTAACAGTTGAACTGGCTGAAGAAGTTGAAGGTTACATCCGCGCAGCAGATTTGATGCGTGACCGTGTAGACGATGCTTCTGAAGTAGTAAATGTCGGTGAAGATATTGAAGCCAAGTTCGTTGGTGTCGATCGTAAGAACCGGGTGGTCAGCTTGTCTGTGAAGGCGAAGGATCATGCGGAAGAAAAAGAAGCGATCGAAAAAGTTAACCAACAGGACGATGGTGGCTTTGGCAGTGCAATGGCAGAAGCCTTTAAAGCAGCCAAAGGCGAAGAGTAA
- the lapB gene encoding lipopolysaccharide assembly protein LapB — protein sequence MLELLFLLLPVAAGYGWVMGRNSVRQAQRKQSSILSRHYYRGLNFLLSDQPDKAVDTLMKMINVDSDTVETHIAMGNFFRHRGELDRAIRVHQNLVDKELLSDTQKQQALKELGRDYLLAGFLERAESVFLQLLDSEKYFLDAQQQLFNIYQSTKEWERAIELAEKMVDCHGDSLELCERVSHFYCEQADIYLKKQDFEKAEKCLQKAILSDEHAVRPWLILGKMAMTQQNYQQAQTYLKEVPIRDITWLSEAVPLLEECSEKLGDSSEFEALLEDYYQQCATAYLARSKLLAKKGQLQEASEFLLRQLREKPTMKGFETLISQYQQQDGGEQVGLSLSMLQELIHEQIEQRPKYRCVSCGFSGRKIHWLCPSCKKWGVVKPIKGLDGE from the coding sequence ATGCTTGAACTCCTCTTTCTGCTTTTGCCTGTAGCCGCAGGCTATGGCTGGGTGATGGGACGCAACAGTGTGCGTCAGGCCCAGCGCAAACAGTCCAGCATCCTCTCCCGCCATTATTACCGTGGTTTAAACTTTCTGCTTTCCGATCAGCCTGATAAGGCCGTCGACACCCTGATGAAAATGATCAATGTTGACAGCGATACGGTGGAAACCCATATCGCCATGGGCAACTTCTTTCGTCATCGTGGCGAGTTGGACAGGGCTATCCGGGTGCATCAGAACCTGGTGGACAAGGAACTGCTTTCAGACACCCAGAAGCAACAGGCCCTGAAGGAGCTGGGACGGGATTATTTGCTGGCTGGCTTTCTGGAACGGGCCGAGTCGGTGTTTCTGCAGTTACTGGACAGCGAAAAATACTTTCTTGATGCCCAGCAGCAGCTGTTTAATATCTACCAAAGCACTAAGGAGTGGGAGCGGGCCATTGAACTGGCGGAGAAGATGGTGGATTGTCATGGTGACAGCCTGGAGTTGTGTGAACGGGTCTCCCATTTTTACTGTGAGCAGGCGGATATCTACCTCAAGAAACAGGATTTTGAAAAGGCTGAAAAATGCCTGCAAAAGGCCATATTGTCTGATGAACATGCTGTTCGTCCCTGGTTGATATTAGGCAAAATGGCGATGACTCAACAAAACTATCAGCAGGCTCAGACTTACCTTAAAGAGGTACCCATAAGGGATATTACCTGGCTGAGTGAAGCGGTTCCATTATTGGAGGAGTGTTCTGAAAAGCTGGGCGACAGCTCAGAATTTGAAGCTTTACTGGAGGATTATTATCAGCAGTGTGCTACTGCTTATCTGGCCCGCTCAAAATTATTGGCCAAAAAGGGACAGTTGCAGGAAGCCTCTGAATTTTTACTCAGGCAACTGCGTGAAAAACCTACTATGAAAGGCTTCGAGACGCTGATTTCCCAGTATCAGCAGCAGGATGGTGGTGAGCAGGTGGGGCTCAGCCTGAGTATGCTGCAGGAACTGATCCACGAACAAATTGAGCAACGGCCCAAGTACCGTTGCGTTTCCTGCGGTTTTTCCGGACGTAAAATTCACTGGTTGTGCCCTTCCTGTAAGAAGTGGGGCGTGGTCAAGCCGATTAAAGGGTTGGATGGAGAGTAA
- a CDS encoding lipopolysaccharide assembly protein LapA domain-containing protein has translation MKLILALLLALLVFLLALALGAQNDQLVQVNYLIAQSQLPLSALMAICFVGGVAVTVAIWLLWFMGYRLKVRRRARVANTSPGS, from the coding sequence TTGAAACTGATATTGGCTCTATTGCTTGCTTTGCTGGTATTTTTGCTGGCCCTGGCATTGGGCGCACAGAATGACCAGTTGGTACAGGTCAACTACTTGATTGCGCAAAGTCAGTTGCCACTTTCAGCACTGATGGCTATCTGCTTTGTCGGTGGTGTCGCTGTCACCGTGGCTATATGGCTGCTGTGGTTTATGGGGTACCGCCTCAAGGTTCGTCGCAGAGCCAGGGTAGCTAATACCAGTCCGGGCTCCTGA
- the bioB gene encoding biotin synthase BioB, with protein sequence MQASAQIRHDWTTAEVRKLFALPFNDLLFQAQMVHRQHFNPNEVQVSTLLSIKTGACPEDCKYCPQSARYDTGLEKERLMEVEKVLERAKEAKQAGSTRFCMGAAWRNPKDRDMPYVMEMIKGVKALGLETCMTLGMLSREQAMMLKDAGLDYYNHNLDTSPEFYGEIISTRTYQDRLDTLDNVRSAGMNVCSGGIVGMGESANDRAGLLVQLANLEQQPESVPINMLVKVEGTPLDQVEDLDDFEFIRTIAVARIMMPKSHVRLSAGREAMNEQMQALCFFAGANSIFYGCKLLTTSNPEEDSDVRLFNKLGINTERSREYSDEAHEAVLIDTLNSQKTDALFYDASV encoded by the coding sequence ATGCAGGCATCAGCACAAATCCGCCACGACTGGACAACGGCAGAAGTACGTAAGCTTTTCGCGTTGCCCTTTAATGACCTGTTATTCCAGGCACAGATGGTTCACCGTCAGCATTTTAATCCCAATGAAGTGCAGGTCAGTACCTTGCTGTCGATTAAAACCGGTGCCTGCCCTGAGGATTGTAAATACTGCCCACAAAGTGCCCGTTATGATACCGGGCTGGAGAAAGAGCGGCTGATGGAAGTGGAAAAGGTGCTTGAGCGGGCCAAGGAAGCCAAACAGGCTGGCTCTACCCGTTTTTGCATGGGGGCCGCCTGGCGTAACCCAAAAGACCGGGATATGCCTTATGTGATGGAAATGATTAAAGGGGTCAAGGCGCTGGGTCTGGAAACCTGTATGACCCTGGGTATGCTCAGCCGCGAGCAGGCGATGATGTTAAAAGACGCCGGTCTGGATTACTACAATCATAATCTGGACACCTCACCGGAGTTTTACGGTGAAATCATCAGCACCCGGACTTATCAGGATCGTCTGGACACGCTGGATAACGTGCGCTCTGCAGGCATGAATGTATGTTCCGGCGGTATCGTTGGTATGGGTGAAAGCGCCAATGACAGAGCGGGCCTGTTAGTACAACTGGCCAATCTTGAACAACAACCTGAAAGCGTCCCGATCAATATGCTGGTTAAGGTTGAGGGAACGCCGCTGGATCAGGTAGAAGATCTGGATGACTTTGAATTTATCCGCACCATTGCCGTCGCCCGTATTATGATGCCCAAAAGCCATGTTCGGCTTTCTGCCGGTCGTGAAGCCATGAATGAACAGATGCAGGCACTGTGCTTTTTTGCCGGCGCCAACTCGATTTTTTACGGCTGCAAGCTGCTGACCACATCCAACCCCGAAGAAGACTCTGATGTCAGGCTGTTTAACAAACTTGGCATTAATACCGAGCGCAGCAGGGAGTATTCCGATGAAGCCCATGAAGCGGTGCTGATAGATACTCTGAACAGCCAGAAAACCGACGCACTTTTCTATGATGCCAGTGTCTGA
- the cmk gene encoding (d)CMP kinase produces the protein MQSAAVITIDGPSGAGKGTVSAMLAARLGWHFLDSGAIYRVLAVASVHHQIDAQDELGLVPLASGLDVNFDIQDGQTRIILEGEDVSDSIRTEEVGALASQVASLPRVREALLRRQRAFREDPGLVADGRDMGTVVFPSAEAKIFLTASAEERARRRYKQLKDKGRDVSIDRLLTDIKARDERDMNRSVAPLKAAEDALVLDSTQMTVEQVLDTVVEFVEKKLHNS, from the coding sequence ATGCAATCAGCAGCTGTCATTACCATCGACGGACCGAGTGGCGCAGGCAAGGGCACCGTCAGTGCCATGCTGGCAGCCAGACTTGGCTGGCACTTTCTCGACAGTGGCGCTATCTATCGTGTATTGGCTGTGGCCTCTGTGCATCATCAGATTGACGCCCAGGACGAACTCGGGCTTGTGCCTCTGGCGTCGGGACTGGATGTGAATTTTGATATACAGGATGGTCAGACCCGCATTATTCTTGAGGGCGAAGATGTCAGTGACAGCATCCGCACCGAAGAAGTGGGGGCACTGGCCTCACAAGTGGCTTCGCTACCAAGGGTTCGGGAGGCGTTGTTGCGCCGCCAGCGGGCTTTTCGCGAAGATCCGGGGCTGGTCGCTGACGGGCGCGATATGGGCACCGTTGTGTTCCCCTCGGCGGAGGCAAAAATATTCCTTACCGCAAGTGCTGAAGAGCGTGCCAGACGGCGCTATAAGCAGTTGAAAGATAAGGGGCGCGATGTTAGCATTGACCGCCTTTTGACCGATATAAAAGCGCGGGATGAGCGGGATATGAACCGTTCTGTCGCTCCTTTGAAGGCGGCTGAAGATGCGCTGGTGCTTGACTCTACACAAATGACAGTAGAGCAAGTGCTTGATACTGTTGTGGAATTTGTAGAAAAGAAACTCCACAACAGCTGA